The following proteins are encoded in a genomic region of Phycisphaera sp.:
- the tsaB gene encoding tRNA (adenosine(37)-N6)-threonylcarbamoyltransferase complex dimerization subunit type 1 TsaB produces the protein MLTLAIEATNPNVPSPGVLLARTGDDASPGKAVVLATRSLRQQGRHDDLLLPAIAELFEEVGAKPSELDEVLVSIGPGGFTATRLVCVAAAVLAEVSGASVLAVPTVNVAIETALQVRDIRGGVVVAMACKLDSAYVARFDTTRLEFSAPGRSIGPRDFDALLLPGDVLIHEGHVPEQMLEVASKRGAECFPMKLTAEGLLAYRSAAEAVPVEALRPIYPREPDAVTQWRRRYGKAPGDDS, from the coding sequence GTGCTGACCCTGGCCATTGAAGCAACTAACCCGAACGTGCCCTCGCCGGGCGTGCTGTTGGCGCGTACTGGCGACGATGCTTCCCCAGGGAAGGCTGTTGTGCTGGCTACACGGTCCTTGCGACAGCAGGGGCGGCACGATGACCTCCTGCTCCCGGCGATCGCCGAACTGTTTGAGGAGGTAGGTGCCAAGCCTTCCGAACTGGACGAGGTGCTGGTTTCGATCGGACCCGGCGGATTTACCGCCACGCGGCTGGTGTGCGTGGCCGCGGCGGTGCTGGCCGAGGTGAGCGGCGCGAGCGTGCTGGCCGTGCCCACGGTCAATGTTGCGATTGAGACTGCGTTGCAAGTTCGCGATATTCGTGGCGGGGTGGTTGTGGCGATGGCATGCAAACTAGATTCGGCCTATGTTGCGAGGTTCGATACCACGCGGTTGGAGTTTTCCGCACCAGGCCGTTCTATCGGTCCAAGAGATTTCGACGCGCTGTTGTTACCGGGCGACGTGCTCATCCACGAGGGGCACGTGCCCGAGCAGATGCTCGAAGTCGCATCGAAACGAGGCGCTGAGTGCTTCCCGATGAAACTTACAGCAGAGGGACTTTTAGCGTACCGATCGGCGGCCGAAGCTGTTCCTGTCGAAGCGTTACGCCCGATCTACCCGCGCGAACCCGACGCGGTGACGCAGTGGCGCCGCCGATATGGCAAGGCTCCAGGCGACGATTCGTAG